In the genome of Treponema pedis, one region contains:
- a CDS encoding ABC transporter ATP-binding protein codes for MSDNEKKINPDDYILELNNIKKYFEPHLGLLQSLSGTQVRKIKAVDDVTLKLRRGEIFGLIGESGSGKTTIGKIAMKLHSPTDGKIIYNGEDVTVSDKDSTEKYRRQVQMIFQDPYASMNPRFKIRDVMEEPLIIHKIKGGRKENDAKIINALSEVKLNPPEEFMGRHPHMLSGGQRQRVATARTLILNPEIIVADEPVSMIDLSTRAEILHMMRDVQRKLGLTYLYITHDLSTARYFTDRIAVMYLGRIMEMGDADDVIDNPMHPYTQALIEAVPEPKSGMLEVIKQLPISGEIPSPANVPSGCRFHTRCPYATEECSKEEEPVLKDIGNGHFHACRRADEIKAMKS; via the coding sequence ATGAGCGATAATGAAAAGAAAATAAATCCTGACGATTACATTCTTGAGCTTAACAACATAAAAAAATACTTTGAGCCGCATCTGGGCTTACTGCAAAGTTTATCCGGAACACAGGTAAGAAAAATAAAGGCCGTCGATGACGTTACGCTAAAACTGCGGCGAGGCGAAATATTCGGTCTTATAGGCGAATCCGGTTCGGGTAAAACCACTATCGGTAAAATAGCTATGAAACTTCATTCTCCTACTGACGGTAAAATTATTTATAACGGTGAAGACGTTACTGTAAGCGATAAGGATAGTACCGAAAAATACCGCCGCCAAGTACAAATGATTTTCCAGGACCCTTACGCTTCTATGAACCCGCGTTTTAAAATACGCGATGTTATGGAAGAGCCCTTAATTATCCATAAAATTAAAGGCGGCAGAAAAGAAAACGATGCGAAAATTATCAATGCTTTAAGCGAAGTAAAACTTAATCCTCCCGAAGAATTTATGGGGCGGCATCCGCATATGCTTTCGGGAGGACAAAGACAGCGTGTCGCAACGGCAAGAACCCTTATCTTAAACCCTGAAATCATTGTAGCCGATGAGCCTGTTTCAATGATTGACCTTTCCACCCGTGCGGAAATCTTACATATGATGCGCGATGTTCAAAGGAAACTGGGCTTAACCTATCTTTACATAACTCACGATCTTTCTACGGCAAGGTACTTTACCGATAGGATTGCGGTTATGTATTTGGGAAGAATTATGGAGATGGGAGATGCCGACGATGTTATCGATAATCCTATGCACCCGTATACGCAGGCCTTAATCGAAGCGGTTCCTGAGCCTAAATCCGGAATGCTTGAAGTTATTAAGCAGCTTCCGATTTCGGGAGAAATTCCGTCTCCTGCAAATGTTCCGTCAGGTTGCCGTTTCCATACGCGTTGTCCTTATGCAACTGAAGAATGCTCAAAAGAAGAAGAGCCCGTCCTTAAAGATATAGGTAACGGACATTTTCATGCTTGTAGACGTGCGGATGAAATTAAGGCAATGAAAAGTTAA
- a CDS encoding ABC transporter permease, whose product MYKWYALKRILRGIIIYAILIFLFSFLFNQINEKVQRSQIIEIVRSEARALKNMTAEQIMKWKKDQELILIRQYKLDRPLFERVLNNAMRVLTFKFGKSTVIKSLTGSQEVIKIIGEALPRTLLIFTTSLVINIILGTALGLRKAQNPGRKLDKVSSLITLIISGLPTWWLAMLLIFFFAYLIPIFPSGGLSTIPVPEGINFFIDRLWHMGLPMLTLILLGFWGTGYFVRNIVLGTLQEDFIMSSRARGIPEKKVLYGHTLRTSAPPLVTMVLLSFLSSFSGGIIFEGIFSWPGLGNLYWVAVQQNDVPVLMGDLAITTGLYQSGLILLDLVYGFLDPRIKVGGKA is encoded by the coding sequence ATGTACAAGTGGTATGCGTTAAAGCGTATTTTACGTGGTATAATAATATACGCTATACTTATCTTTTTGTTTTCTTTTTTGTTTAATCAAATAAATGAAAAAGTACAGCGAAGCCAAATAATAGAGATTGTTCGCTCTGAAGCTAGAGCTCTTAAAAATATGACGGCTGAGCAAATTATGAAATGGAAAAAAGATCAAGAATTAATTTTAATTCGTCAATATAAACTCGATAGGCCTCTTTTTGAACGTGTTTTAAATAATGCAATGCGGGTTTTAACATTTAAATTTGGAAAATCAACGGTAATTAAGTCTTTAACAGGGTCTCAAGAAGTTATAAAAATTATTGGGGAGGCTTTGCCTAGGACCTTATTGATTTTTACAACATCTTTAGTGATTAATATCATTCTGGGGACTGCTTTAGGTTTACGGAAGGCTCAAAATCCCGGTCGAAAACTGGATAAGGTTTCAAGTCTTATTACCCTTATCATATCCGGCTTACCTACATGGTGGCTTGCCATGCTTTTAATTTTCTTTTTTGCATATTTGATACCGATTTTTCCCTCAGGAGGATTAAGTACAATACCTGTTCCTGAAGGTATTAACTTTTTTATTGACCGCCTATGGCATATGGGTTTACCTATGCTCACTCTTATTCTGTTGGGTTTTTGGGGTACGGGATATTTTGTGCGTAATATTGTATTAGGTACATTACAAGAAGACTTTATTATGTCATCAAGAGCTAGAGGTATACCTGAAAAAAAAGTTTTATATGGTCATACACTGAGAACTTCGGCGCCTCCGTTGGTTACAATGGTTTTGTTGTCTTTTTTAAGTTCTTTTTCAGGCGGTATTATATTTGAAGGTATTTTTTCTTGGCCCGGGTTGGGAAATTTATATTGGGTTGCCGTTCAACAAAATGATGTTCCGGTATTAATGGGAGACTTAGCAATCACAACGGGACTATATCAATCGGGATTGATATTACTTGATTTGGTTTATGGATTCCTCGATCCCCGAATAAAAGTTGGAGGCAAAGCATGA
- a CDS encoding ABC transporter permease, whose translation MIKRDSFDRFLEFWSEFKKEKIGLVALCLFATLIILIIFEPLILPFREVNGNWHNISYWEDNPASAPPVWSELFSSKKSARTEYILDPTITEENTPQFGQAKVYSFTYNYKYDRPPNNVVFRAELNGNMIIGIEVIRPDGSVIDFEAFQKGGMDNFHFRNTVLTDARSTMQQFAQSYGASPSSGSASPVVLLFSEANRTMYRDKKPLRGEYIFKLIVPKDALNNPKNKIENPRVIIPGSVSGFLGTDINKRDVFSGIIAGLKWALFIGLIASIVSVFVGVIYGIISAYLGGYVDVSMMFIFEIFVSVPLIPVLIVTSSIFKPSIWIIILSLIIFSWVGSVKTVRSMALQIKEETYIEAAKALGATKWRIIFKHITPLLLPYSFALMASSVPGAILTESSLSLLGLGDPTIVTWGQILHDAQVSGAALNGLWWWIIPPGLFIALMGMIFAFLGFAMDKILHPKLKTR comes from the coding sequence ATGATAAAAAGAGACTCGTTTGATAGATTCCTTGAATTTTGGTCTGAGTTTAAAAAGGAAAAAATAGGTTTAGTAGCGTTATGTCTTTTTGCTACTCTTATTATATTGATTATTTTTGAGCCTCTGATTTTACCTTTTAGAGAGGTTAACGGTAATTGGCATAATATTTCTTATTGGGAAGATAATCCCGCTTCCGCTCCTCCTGTTTGGTCGGAGTTGTTTAGTAGTAAAAAGTCAGCACGGACGGAATATATTCTTGATCCTACTATAACTGAGGAGAATACCCCTCAGTTCGGACAAGCAAAAGTTTATTCGTTTACATATAATTATAAATATGACAGACCGCCTAATAATGTGGTTTTTAGAGCGGAATTGAACGGTAATATGATTATAGGCATTGAAGTTATACGTCCGGATGGAAGTGTAATAGACTTTGAAGCCTTCCAAAAAGGTGGTATGGATAATTTTCATTTCCGAAATACGGTTTTGACTGATGCACGTTCTACAATGCAACAATTTGCTCAAAGTTATGGGGCATCACCTTCTTCCGGCTCTGCAAGCCCTGTTGTTTTGCTTTTTTCGGAAGCAAACAGAACAATGTATAGGGATAAAAAGCCGTTACGTGGTGAATATATTTTTAAGTTAATTGTACCTAAGGATGCGCTAAATAACCCTAAAAATAAGATTGAAAATCCGCGTGTTATTATTCCCGGTTCCGTTTCTGGTTTTTTGGGTACGGATATTAATAAGCGTGATGTTTTTTCAGGGATTATTGCAGGATTGAAATGGGCCTTGTTTATAGGGCTTATTGCAAGTATAGTTTCCGTTTTTGTAGGCGTAATTTACGGTATTATAAGCGCATATTTGGGTGGTTATGTTGATGTTTCTATGATGTTTATATTTGAAATATTTGTATCGGTTCCTTTAATCCCGGTTTTAATTGTTACATCTTCTATATTTAAACCTAGTATATGGATTATTATTTTATCTCTTATTATATTTAGCTGGGTAGGTTCGGTAAAAACCGTACGTTCAATGGCTTTACAAATAAAAGAAGAAACATATATAGAAGCAGCCAAGGCTCTCGGGGCTACTAAATGGCGTATTATTTTTAAACATATAACGCCGCTTTTATTGCCGTATTCTTTTGCTCTTATGGCAAGTTCCGTTCCGGGTGCAATTCTTACGGAATCTTCATTGTCCTTATTAGGTTTGGGGGATCCGACGATTGTAACTTGGGGGCAAATTTTACATGATGCACAAGTTTCAGGAGCTGCCTTAAACGGCTTATGGTGGTGGATTATTCCTCCAGGTTTATTTATAGCTCTTATGGGTATGATATTTGCATTCTTGGGCTTTGCTATGGATAAAATTCTTCATCCTAAATTAAAAACAAGGTAA
- a CDS encoding ABC transporter ATP-binding protein translates to MEHKEKILEVKNLRLYYHTSAGIVKALDDVSFDLHAGETLGLVGESGCGKTTTGMALLKMPSPPGFIEEGSQIIINGRDIVPLSDSEIRKNVRWQEISMVFQGAMNSLTPVYTIGKLMLETLREHKEMSDNEAYALMEEYLGYVGLPPEILKRYPHELSGGMKQRVVIACGLFLKPKLVILDEPTTALDVIVQAQIINLLKELKQKFKLSFIFITHDLSLEAEISDRICVMYAGKIAELGTNEQIYGTEPMHPYTQKLLQATPLLRKKVDELSYIPGAPPDLISPPKGCRFNPRCHCTTDKCFELEPPLVEVEPGHKIACWRCVK, encoded by the coding sequence ATGGAACATAAAGAAAAAATTCTTGAAGTAAAAAATTTGCGATTATATTATCACACCTCTGCCGGAATCGTAAAAGCTTTAGATGATGTAAGTTTTGATTTGCATGCGGGTGAGACCTTAGGTCTTGTAGGAGAATCCGGCTGCGGAAAAACAACTACAGGTATGGCTCTGCTTAAAATGCCGTCGCCTCCGGGTTTTATCGAAGAAGGCTCGCAAATTATAATTAACGGAAGGGATATAGTTCCCTTATCCGATAGCGAAATACGTAAAAATGTGCGTTGGCAGGAAATCTCGATGGTTTTTCAAGGAGCTATGAACAGTTTAACTCCGGTTTACACAATAGGAAAACTTATGCTTGAAACCTTACGCGAGCACAAAGAAATGAGCGATAATGAAGCCTATGCCCTTATGGAAGAATATTTAGGCTATGTGGGCTTACCGCCTGAAATCCTTAAGCGTTACCCGCACGAACTTTCAGGAGGAATGAAGCAGCGCGTTGTAATAGCCTGCGGCTTATTCTTAAAACCGAAACTGGTTATTTTAGATGAGCCTACGACAGCCTTGGACGTTATCGTTCAAGCCCAAATTATCAATCTTTTAAAAGAGTTAAAACAAAAATTTAAATTATCGTTTATTTTTATTACTCACGATCTTTCCCTTGAAGCGGAAATTTCAGACCGTATTTGCGTTATGTATGCAGGAAAAATAGCCGAACTCGGAACGAACGAGCAAATCTACGGCACAGAACCCATGCATCCGTATACTCAAAAACTCTTGCAGGCAACTCCTCTTTTAAGAAAAAAGGTGGACGAACTTTCCTATATTCCGGGAGCTCCGCCCGACCTTATTTCCCCTCCTAAGGGCTGCCGCTTTAATCCTCGCTGCCATTGCACGACGGATAAATGTTTTGAACTTGAACCTCCCCTTGTTGAGGTTGAACCCGGACACAAAATAGCATGCTGGAGGTGCGTAAAATGA